The following are from one region of the Endozoicomonas sp. 4G genome:
- a CDS encoding PrkA family serine protein kinase produces the protein MSLFEHYQQRYDSIQEEEISLQDFLTLCKQEPKTYASAAERILEAIGEPEIIDTSRDPRLSRIFSNKLIKRYPAFNEFYGMEEAIEQIVSYFQYAAQGLEEKKQILYLLGPVGGGKSSLAEKLKELIEKVPFYAIKGSPVFESPLGLFNPEQDGALLAQEYGIPGRCLRYIMSPWAVKRLEEYKGDISQFRVIKLHPNRLKQIAVAKTEPGDENNQDISSLVGKVDIRQLEEYSQDDPDAYSFSGALCRANQGVMEFVEMFKAPIKVLHPLLTATQEGNYNSTEGLGSIPYEGVILAHSNESEWQAFRNNKTNEAFIDRVNIIKVPYCTRTSEEIRIYEKLLEHSSLNKAPCAPDTLRMLAQFSVLSRIADPENSSVYSKMRVYDGENLKDTDPNAKSLQEYKDAAGVDEGMEGLSTRFAFKILSKVFNFDPTEIAANPVHLLYVLEQQIEQQQFPNSMEERYIGFIKEYLTPRYVEFLGKEIQTAYLESYSEYGQNIFDRYITYADFWIQDQEYRDPDTGQILDRSALNEDLEKIEKPAGIANPKDFRNEVVNFVLRARADLQGKNPSWLSYEKMRVVIEKKMFSNTEDLLPVISFNAKASHDDQKKHADFVDRMIQHGYTEKQVRLLSEWYIRVRKSQ, from the coding sequence ATGTCCCTGTTTGAACATTACCAGCAACGATATGACTCTATTCAGGAAGAAGAGATCAGCCTTCAGGATTTCCTGACGCTGTGCAAGCAAGAACCCAAAACCTATGCCAGTGCTGCCGAACGGATTCTTGAGGCGATTGGCGAGCCGGAGATTATCGATACTTCCAGAGACCCGAGACTCAGCAGAATATTTTCCAACAAGTTGATTAAACGATATCCGGCGTTTAATGAGTTTTATGGTATGGAAGAAGCCATTGAGCAGATTGTTTCTTACTTTCAATACGCGGCCCAGGGACTGGAAGAGAAAAAACAGATTCTCTATCTGCTGGGTCCAGTGGGCGGCGGTAAATCCTCTCTGGCAGAAAAACTGAAGGAACTGATTGAAAAAGTCCCCTTCTACGCCATCAAGGGCTCACCGGTCTTTGAATCCCCCCTGGGCCTGTTCAACCCTGAGCAGGACGGAGCACTGCTGGCGCAGGAGTACGGCATACCTGGCCGTTGTCTCCGGTACATTATGTCCCCCTGGGCCGTTAAACGACTGGAGGAGTACAAGGGTGATATTTCCCAATTCAGGGTCATCAAACTTCACCCCAACCGACTGAAGCAGATTGCCGTTGCCAAAACCGAACCCGGCGATGAAAACAATCAGGACATCTCCAGTCTGGTCGGTAAAGTGGATATACGACAACTGGAAGAATATTCCCAGGATGATCCCGATGCCTACAGCTTCTCAGGGGCACTCTGTAGAGCCAACCAGGGCGTTATGGAATTCGTCGAAATGTTCAAGGCCCCCATCAAGGTGCTTCACCCTTTGCTGACCGCTACCCAGGAAGGTAATTACAACAGTACCGAAGGCCTTGGCTCTATTCCCTATGAAGGCGTTATTCTCGCCCACTCCAACGAATCGGAGTGGCAGGCGTTCAGAAATAATAAAACCAATGAAGCCTTTATTGATCGCGTCAATATTATCAAGGTGCCCTATTGCACCCGCACCAGTGAAGAGATCAGAATTTATGAAAAACTGCTTGAACACAGTTCTCTCAATAAGGCTCCCTGCGCCCCGGACACATTACGAATGCTGGCCCAGTTCAGCGTCCTGTCCCGAATCGCTGACCCTGAGAACTCTTCTGTTTACTCCAAAATGCGGGTTTATGACGGCGAGAATCTCAAAGACACCGACCCTAACGCCAAGTCGCTCCAGGAATACAAGGATGCCGCTGGCGTTGATGAGGGGATGGAAGGCTTATCGACCCGCTTTGCCTTCAAGATTCTCTCAAAGGTCTTTAATTTTGACCCCACTGAAATAGCCGCCAATCCGGTTCATCTGTTGTATGTTCTTGAACAGCAGATTGAACAACAACAGTTCCCTAATTCGATGGAAGAGCGATACATCGGCTTTATCAAAGAATATCTGACGCCAAGATACGTTGAGTTCCTGGGTAAAGAAATTCAGACTGCCTACCTGGAGTCCTATTCAGAATACGGCCAGAACATTTTTGATCGCTACATCACCTACGCCGATTTCTGGATTCAGGACCAGGAGTACCGGGACCCTGATACCGGACAGATTCTAGACCGTTCGGCACTGAATGAGGATCTGGAAAAAATTGAAAAGCCAGCGGGCATAGCCAACCCGAAAGATTTCCGTAATGAGGTGGTGAACTTTGTGCTCAGGGCCAGGGCTGACCTGCAGGGCAAGAATCCCAGCTGGCTGAGTTACGAGAAAATGAGAGTGGTGATTGAGAAGAAAATGTTCTCCAACACCGAAGACCTGCTGCCTGTCATTTCATTCAATGCCAAGGCTTCCCATGACGATCAGAAGAAACATGCCGACTTTGTCGACCGTATGATACAGCATGGCTACACCGAAAAGCAGGTCAGACTGCTGTCTGAATGGTACATCCGGGTCAGAAAGTCGCAATAA
- a CDS encoding ABC transporter ATP-binding protein — translation MTTPLLEIKDLKVRFHQSGVGNDAVKDAVKNVSFELFPGETLGLVGESGSGKSLSALSILQLLPDNAQHQGEILFDGKNLLALSEKEIRGVRGNQIGMIFQEPMTALNPLHTIEKQICEVLSLHLGMRPQQASQRTLELLELVGIQEPAKKLSAYPHELSGGQRQRAMIAMALACEPKILIADEPTTALDVTVQRQILSLLAELQQKLGMAILFISHDLNLIHHVSHRICVMKDGELVETGATQAVFNQPEHPYTIELLNAEPSGAPVPVSDEQHKVIEGRDVRVWFPVKAGFFRRTVDHIKAVTDLSISVAKGETLGIVGESGSGKTTLGMALLKLQESQGQIYFESNPLHSLNQKQCRPYRRQMQVVFQDPYGSLSPRMTIADIIGEGLDIHQLATSGERDDLIIKVMTEVGLDPQWRHRYPHEFSGGQRQRIAIARALVLKPKLIILDEPTSALDRTVQSQVIELLRNLQEKYNLSYIFISHDLAVVKAMSHRILVMKDGEIVEQGATDQIFLQPQTGYTRKLLKAAFESHR, via the coding sequence ATGACAACTCCCCTGCTCGAAATCAAAGACCTGAAAGTCCGCTTCCATCAGAGCGGTGTCGGCAACGATGCGGTCAAAGATGCGGTCAAAAACGTCAGTTTTGAACTGTTTCCGGGTGAGACACTGGGCCTGGTGGGCGAGTCCGGCTCGGGTAAATCCCTTTCTGCCCTGAGCATACTGCAACTGCTCCCTGATAACGCTCAGCACCAGGGTGAGATACTGTTTGACGGCAAAAACCTGTTGGCCCTGTCAGAAAAAGAGATCAGAGGCGTTCGTGGTAACCAGATCGGTATGATTTTCCAGGAACCCATGACCGCCCTTAATCCTTTGCATACGATAGAAAAGCAAATCTGCGAGGTTCTCAGCCTGCACCTGGGGATGCGTCCGCAACAGGCCAGCCAGCGCACTTTGGAATTGCTTGAACTGGTGGGCATTCAGGAGCCCGCCAAAAAGCTTTCAGCCTATCCCCACGAACTGTCCGGCGGCCAGCGTCAAAGAGCGATGATTGCCATGGCTCTGGCCTGCGAACCGAAGATCCTGATTGCTGATGAGCCCACCACCGCTCTGGATGTGACGGTACAAAGACAAATTCTGTCGCTGCTGGCGGAATTACAGCAGAAACTGGGCATGGCTATTTTGTTTATCAGTCATGACCTCAACCTGATCCATCATGTATCCCATCGAATCTGCGTTATGAAAGACGGAGAGCTGGTTGAAACCGGTGCCACCCAGGCGGTTTTTAATCAGCCAGAACATCCCTACACGATAGAGCTGCTCAATGCTGAGCCCTCAGGGGCACCAGTTCCCGTTTCTGATGAGCAACATAAAGTGATTGAAGGACGGGACGTCCGGGTCTGGTTCCCGGTCAAGGCCGGATTCTTTCGCAGGACGGTTGATCATATAAAAGCCGTCACCGATCTTTCTATCTCAGTAGCAAAAGGGGAAACGCTGGGGATTGTTGGTGAATCCGGTTCCGGGAAAACCACCCTGGGCATGGCCCTGCTGAAGTTGCAGGAGAGTCAGGGCCAGATCTACTTTGAAAGCAATCCCCTGCACTCCCTGAACCAGAAACAGTGTCGTCCATACCGACGACAGATGCAGGTTGTTTTTCAGGATCCCTACGGCAGTCTCAGCCCAAGAATGACCATAGCCGACATTATTGGTGAAGGACTGGATATCCACCAGCTGGCCACCAGCGGTGAACGGGACGACCTCATTATAAAAGTCATGACCGAAGTCGGCCTCGACCCTCAATGGCGACACCGTTATCCCCATGAATTTTCCGGCGGACAGAGACAGCGTATTGCCATAGCCAGGGCTCTGGTTTTGAAACCAAAGCTGATTATTCTTGATGAGCCCACCTCTGCCCTGGACAGAACCGTCCAGTCGCAAGTTATTGAACTGCTAAGGAACCTCCAGGAAAAATACAATCTCAGCTACATCTTTATCAGCCATGACCTTGCGGTAGTAAAAGCCATGAGCCACCGGATTCTGGTGATGAAAGACGGCGAGATTGTTGAGCAGGGTGCAACCGACCAGATCTTTCTCCAGCCTCAGACAGGATACACCCGCAAGTTACTTAAAGCGGCTTTCGAAAGTCACCGGTAG
- a CDS encoding ABC transporter permease, with translation MAAPQTLKPSSMSPLNQRRWKNFKSNRRGYYALWIFGFIFFTTLFAEFIANDKPLLVYYESELYTPIFHTYPETTFGGEFELETDYRQDYAKELIEPHGWMLWPPIHFSYDTINYARIAPAPPSSENLLGTDDQGRDVLARVIYGFRISVLFGLILTLFSSLIGVAAGAMQGFYGGRIDLIGQRFIEIWSGMPSLYLLIILSSFVEPGFWWLLGIMLLFSWMALVDVVRAEFLRGRNLEYVRAARALGMSDGRLMFRHILPNAMIATVTFMPFILTGAITTLTSLDFLGFGLPAGSPSLGELIAQGKNNLQAPWLGITAFLVMSVMLTLLVFIGEATRDALDPRKYVTGH, from the coding sequence ATGGCAGCGCCTCAAACCCTGAAACCGTCTTCGATGAGCCCACTCAACCAACGACGCTGGAAAAATTTCAAAAGTAACCGACGGGGCTATTACGCGCTCTGGATTTTCGGCTTTATTTTTTTCACCACGTTATTTGCCGAGTTTATCGCCAACGACAAACCCCTGCTGGTTTATTATGAAAGCGAACTCTATACCCCCATCTTCCACACCTACCCTGAAACCACCTTTGGTGGCGAGTTTGAGCTGGAAACGGATTACCGCCAGGACTACGCAAAAGAGTTGATTGAGCCCCATGGCTGGATGCTCTGGCCACCGATTCATTTCAGCTACGACACCATCAATTATGCCCGTATCGCTCCGGCACCGCCTTCCTCAGAAAATCTGCTGGGCACCGACGACCAGGGCAGAGATGTACTGGCCAGAGTCATTTACGGTTTCAGGATATCCGTGCTTTTTGGCCTTATCCTGACACTGTTCAGCTCCCTGATAGGTGTCGCCGCAGGTGCCATGCAGGGATTTTATGGCGGACGAATCGATCTTATAGGACAACGGTTTATTGAAATCTGGTCAGGTATGCCCAGCCTCTATCTATTGATCATTCTTTCCAGCTTTGTCGAGCCCGGCTTCTGGTGGCTGCTGGGAATTATGCTGCTGTTTTCATGGATGGCACTGGTGGATGTGGTCCGTGCCGAATTTCTGCGAGGTCGCAACCTTGAATACGTCCGTGCCGCCAGGGCGCTGGGGATGAGCGATGGCCGATTAATGTTCCGTCATATTCTGCCAAACGCCATGATTGCCACGGTCACGTTTATGCCCTTTATTCTCACCGGTGCCATTACCACCCTGACTTCACTGGACTTCCTGGGCTTTGGCCTGCCAGCGGGTTCGCCATCACTGGGGGAACTGATCGCCCAGGGTAAAAACAATCTTCAGGCACCCTGGCTGGGCATTACCGCCTTTCTGGTAATGTCAGTGATGCTGACCCTGCTGGTGTTTATCGGGGAAGCTACCCGTGATGCCCTGGATCCACGCAAATACGTTACAGGTCACTAA
- a CDS encoding microcin C ABC transporter permease YejB, translating into MKSYILRRLALMIPTLFGILLLNFVIIQAAPGGPVEQMIAKLEGFEINAISRIGGSSGAEIQQVSVDESGEYRGRRGLDPELIKDIEKLYGFDKPAYERFIQMVVNYAQFEFGDSFFRDAKVIDLIKEKLPVSISLGLWSTLLIYLISIPMGIRKALKHGSPFDVWTSAVITTGYAIPSFLLAILLIVLFAGGSYWNFFPLRGLTSEHFDQLSLLGKLADYAWHMVLPVFCIVIGGFATLTMLTKNSFLDEIHRQYVQTARAKGLDNHQVLYGHVFRNAMLLVISGFPAALIGILFTSSLLIEIIFSLDGLGLLGYEAAINRDYPVVFGSLFIFTLIGMVVKLLGDLTYMLVDPRIDFEARD; encoded by the coding sequence ATGAAAAGCTATATCCTGCGCCGACTGGCATTAATGATTCCGACACTGTTCGGTATTCTGCTGCTGAACTTTGTCATTATCCAGGCGGCACCGGGTGGGCCTGTTGAACAGATGATTGCCAAACTGGAAGGGTTTGAAATCAATGCCATCAGCCGTATCGGCGGTTCCAGCGGTGCTGAGATTCAGCAGGTCAGTGTCGATGAATCCGGTGAGTACCGGGGACGGCGGGGACTGGACCCGGAGCTGATCAAAGACATCGAAAAACTGTACGGCTTCGACAAACCGGCCTACGAACGGTTTATCCAGATGGTGGTCAACTATGCCCAATTTGAATTTGGTGATTCCTTTTTCAGGGATGCCAAGGTCATTGACCTTATCAAGGAGAAATTACCGGTCTCCATCTCGCTGGGTTTATGGAGCACCCTGCTGATCTATCTGATCTCCATTCCCATGGGGATTCGAAAAGCATTGAAACACGGCAGCCCGTTCGATGTCTGGACCAGCGCGGTGATTACCACGGGCTACGCCATTCCCAGTTTTCTGCTGGCCATCCTGCTGATTGTTCTGTTTGCCGGCGGCAGTTACTGGAACTTTTTTCCGTTACGTGGATTAACGTCAGAACATTTTGACCAGCTCAGTTTGCTGGGAAAACTGGCGGATTACGCCTGGCACATGGTACTCCCGGTTTTTTGTATTGTGATTGGTGGTTTTGCCACACTGACGATGCTGACCAAGAACTCATTTCTCGACGAGATTCATCGCCAGTACGTGCAGACAGCCCGGGCCAAGGGTCTGGATAACCATCAAGTGCTGTACGGGCATGTTTTCAGAAACGCCATGCTGCTGGTGATCTCCGGTTTTCCTGCGGCCCTGATTGGCATACTGTTCACCAGCTCCCTGCTGATTGAAATTATTTTTTCACTGGACGGCCTTGGCCTGCTCGGCTACGAAGCCGCCATCAACCGCGATTACCCGGTGGTCTTCGGATCGCTCTTTATCTTTACGCTGATTGGTATGGTGGTAAAACTATTGGGCGATCTGACCTACATGCTGGTTGACCCGAGAATTGATTTTGAGGCGAGGGATTAA
- a CDS encoding extracellular solute-binding protein: MMIKKSLRSTIVRVLPVATLFLSLSMITVPVKAEDAINKSPSLSLYGDSKYPKDFKHFDYVNPDAPKGGTLRMASMGTFDSLNPFIEKGTPAEGLSLIYDTLMTSSADEPFTMYALVAEYAEPAIDNSGITFHLNAKARFHDGQPITAEDVVYSFELLRDKGSPLYRAYYGDIAKAEALSKRSVRFVFKHNRNPELPLIITQLPVLPKHFWEQDSNHFEQANLTHPLGSGPYKIHSAEPGRSIAYKRVDDYWGKDLPVNKGRYNFDVRRYDYYRDSNVAMQALKAGEYDLHFENIARNWATAYNTPAVQKGQLIKESIATKAPQGMQGFVFNLRRDIFKDINVRKALNYALDFQWLNKNLFYNSYARTESYFANSDMEATGIPEGKELAYLEPWREQLPAELFTEPHQLPVTDGSGRIRSQLSQALTLMKQAGWKLENGTLRKNGKPFEFEILLHDSSMEKVALPMKKNLEAMGIKATLRIVDVSQYINRLRSFDFDMVVSRIPQSSSPGNEQKDFWSSESADLPGSRNLAGIKNPVVDGLIKEVINAESRENLVAAVKALDRVLLWNEYMIPQWYLDSRRVAYWQPLKHPLSDPDQEPLYQFDLDTWWMAP; encoded by the coding sequence ATGATGATAAAAAAATCGTTGAGATCAACGATAGTCAGAGTCCTCCCTGTTGCGACGCTCTTCCTTTCCCTGTCGATGATAACCGTACCGGTAAAGGCAGAAGACGCCATCAATAAATCCCCTTCCCTTTCCCTGTACGGCGACAGCAAATACCCAAAGGATTTCAAGCATTTTGATTATGTGAATCCCGATGCTCCCAAGGGTGGAACCTTGCGAATGGCCAGCATGGGGACTTTTGACAGCCTCAACCCTTTCATCGAAAAAGGCACTCCGGCTGAGGGTTTAAGTTTGATTTACGATACGCTGATGACCAGCAGCGCCGATGAACCTTTCACCATGTACGCACTGGTGGCTGAATATGCAGAGCCTGCCATTGATAACAGTGGCATCACTTTTCATCTAAATGCAAAAGCCCGGTTTCACGACGGACAGCCGATCACCGCTGAAGACGTGGTTTACAGCTTTGAGTTACTCAGGGACAAAGGCTCACCCCTTTACCGGGCTTATTATGGCGATATTGCCAAGGCAGAAGCCCTGTCCAAGCGCAGTGTCCGCTTTGTTTTCAAACACAACCGCAACCCGGAACTGCCTTTGATCATTACCCAGCTTCCCGTCCTGCCAAAGCACTTCTGGGAACAAGACTCGAATCACTTTGAACAAGCCAACCTGACCCACCCTCTGGGCAGTGGCCCCTACAAAATCCATTCAGCCGAACCGGGTCGCAGTATTGCCTACAAAAGAGTGGATGACTACTGGGGTAAAGACCTGCCAGTTAACAAAGGTCGCTATAACTTTGATGTGCGCCGTTATGACTATTACCGGGATTCCAACGTAGCAATGCAGGCACTGAAAGCCGGTGAATACGATCTCCACTTTGAAAATATTGCCAGAAACTGGGCCACCGCTTATAACACCCCGGCGGTTCAAAAAGGCCAGCTGATCAAGGAATCCATTGCCACCAAAGCCCCTCAGGGAATGCAGGGCTTCGTCTTTAACCTGCGCCGAGATATTTTCAAAGACATCAACGTTCGAAAAGCGCTGAATTACGCCCTGGACTTCCAATGGCTCAACAAGAACCTGTTCTATAACAGTTACGCCCGGACAGAGAGTTATTTTGCTAACTCTGATATGGAAGCGACGGGCATTCCCGAGGGTAAAGAGCTGGCCTACCTTGAGCCCTGGCGGGAGCAACTGCCTGCTGAGTTATTCACCGAACCCCATCAACTGCCAGTCACCGACGGCAGCGGCAGAATCCGTAGTCAGCTGAGCCAGGCTTTGACCCTTATGAAACAGGCAGGCTGGAAACTGGAAAACGGCACGCTCAGGAAAAATGGCAAGCCCTTCGAATTTGAAATTCTGTTACACGATTCAAGCATGGAGAAAGTGGCCCTGCCTATGAAGAAAAACCTTGAGGCCATGGGTATCAAAGCCACTCTGCGTATCGTCGATGTTTCGCAATATATAAACCGGCTCAGAAGTTTCGACTTTGATATGGTGGTCAGTCGCATTCCCCAATCCAGCTCCCCCGGCAACGAGCAAAAGGACTTCTGGAGCAGTGAATCTGCTGATCTGCCAGGCAGTCGTAATCTGGCGGGAATTAAAAATCCGGTGGTTGATGGCCTGATCAAGGAAGTGATTAATGCTGAATCCAGAGAAAATCTGGTGGCTGCCGTCAAAGCACTGGACCGGGTTCTGCTCTGGAACGAATACATGATTCCTCAATGGTACCTCGACAGTAGGCGGGTGGCCTATTGGCAACCCCTTAAACACCCTCTCAGCGATCCTGATCAGGAACCTCTTTACCAGTTTGATCTGGACACCTGGTGGATGGCACCATGA
- a CDS encoding OprD family outer membrane porin, translated as MFKKTMLASAVMAAAFVTTGVQAEQVETGNPFFDDATISGGIYNMTRVRDRKSGPDGSFEENLHHSTAVASLEFNSGLIGGWFGVDMGVFGTYDIWNSGTSYDSEFSLRNENTGEIQNGFSVYKANAKFDFGAFKARSGYLQPSGPGVLGVNMSFMPGTYTGNEFTYSKGGLNLAYFWANEYKSPWSYDMESMMREDGSSMSYVHSLGASYDFANGVSVLGGFGQGEDYIDMYKFKLGYGNEGLALSYQFYGMSDKADDLSANDLYDGLAYQHAITSSLAHGNWTYRAEATYTHAEGQTGHFVFRPTLASGESNGSSEIWWDQRSDFNHHGEKAAFAGAWYDFTEMGYAGWKTGFSVAYGWGAESQDTNITTEELEEIGYSVDVSHTFQSGNLKGATVALHATYFDLKNDVDSYSPAFPNAFQDDKDFKLSFTMPFSL; from the coding sequence ATGTTCAAGAAAACCATGCTGGCCAGTGCTGTGATGGCTGCTGCCTTTGTCACCACCGGTGTTCAGGCTGAACAAGTAGAGACCGGCAATCCTTTCTTTGATGATGCAACCATTTCGGGTGGCATCTATAACATGACACGCGTTCGTGACCGTAAGAGTGGTCCCGATGGCAGCTTCGAAGAAAACCTCCACCACTCCACAGCGGTGGCCAGCCTTGAGTTTAACTCGGGTTTGATTGGCGGTTGGTTCGGTGTTGATATGGGTGTTTTTGGTACCTATGACATCTGGAATTCCGGAACATCTTATGACAGTGAGTTCTCTCTGAGAAATGAAAATACCGGAGAAATCCAAAACGGTTTCAGCGTTTATAAAGCCAACGCCAAGTTTGATTTTGGTGCCTTCAAGGCTCGTTCCGGTTACCTGCAACCCAGTGGCCCGGGTGTTCTGGGTGTGAACATGAGTTTTATGCCTGGCACTTACACCGGTAATGAATTCACCTACAGCAAAGGTGGCCTGAACCTGGCTTACTTCTGGGCGAATGAATACAAAAGCCCATGGAGCTACGACATGGAAAGCATGATGCGTGAAGACGGTTCAAGCATGAGCTACGTGCACAGTCTGGGTGCCAGCTATGACTTTGCTAACGGTGTCAGCGTTCTGGGTGGTTTCGGACAGGGCGAAGACTATATTGACATGTATAAGTTCAAGCTGGGCTATGGCAACGAAGGTCTGGCTCTGAGCTACCAGTTCTACGGCATGAGTGATAAAGCCGATGATCTGTCTGCTAATGATCTCTATGACGGCTTAGCTTACCAGCACGCTATTACCTCCAGCCTGGCTCACGGCAACTGGACTTATCGTGCAGAAGCTACTTATACCCACGCAGAAGGCCAGACTGGTCATTTTGTTTTCCGTCCTACACTTGCATCTGGTGAATCTAACGGTTCCTCCGAAATCTGGTGGGATCAGCGTTCTGACTTCAACCATCACGGTGAAAAAGCGGCCTTTGCCGGTGCTTGGTATGACTTCACTGAAATGGGTTATGCAGGTTGGAAAACAGGCTTCTCCGTTGCTTATGGCTGGGGTGCTGAATCTCAGGATACCAATATCACTACCGAAGAACTGGAAGAAATTGGTTACAGTGTCGATGTTAGCCACACCTTCCAGAGCGGTAACCTGAAAGGTGCTACTGTCGCCCTTCATGCCACTTACTTCGACCTGAAGAACGACGTAGACAGCTACTCACCAGCATTCCCGAATGCCTTCCAGGACGACAAAGACTTCAAACTGTCTTTCACCATGCCTTTCAGCCTGTAA
- a CDS encoding extracellular solute-binding protein produces MTRLIAGIFLALVTCFAWGSDTIPLKHAISLFGEPKYQKDFKHFDYANPNAPKGGEFRQAVIGQFDSITPYVDRGSAAAGSYLLYDSLLQRSWDEPLSKYGLIAETIELDPDNRWVAYHINPKARFNDGHKVTARDVKFSFDLLREKGSTFYRHFYDDIEKAQVTAPMRVLFTFKTNKNRELPLILGQMPILPEHYWQDRDFPAPGFEVPVTSGPYQIDKINPGRSIIYKRDKNYWGRNLAVNRGRYNFDRMVFEYYGNESVLLQAMFDNQYDFRLITDPTIWNTQLSESKIKKHHLIQEIIKNHNPQTLTLTYNTRRPFLKDARVRESLGYAFNFQQINHNLFFGMYRRAESFFAGSELAATGIPSPAELKWLDPWKKELPKALFHEPFKAPDSQLASGDRLNQAKALKLLKQAGWQIKDNRQVNAQGEPLILNALVATEEHEKVLLSIKDGLSRLGITLNVQRIDPLQMVARVRELDFEIILHIYPHTPSPGTEQASFWGSQTVDQPGTRNVSGVHSPVVDHITQQITSATSRKELLSLIHALDRVLLWGHYSLPLWYPPSWNVLYRDTLKHPETAPLYALDLSTWWHKAKKPPAAKATGGQTHH; encoded by the coding sequence ATGACACGTCTGATTGCGGGTATATTTCTGGCATTAGTGACCTGTTTCGCATGGGGTTCCGACACAATTCCACTGAAGCATGCCATCAGTCTTTTTGGTGAACCAAAGTATCAGAAAGACTTTAAACACTTCGACTACGCCAACCCAAACGCCCCAAAAGGTGGGGAGTTCAGGCAGGCCGTGATCGGCCAGTTTGACAGTATCACACCTTATGTTGACCGCGGTTCGGCGGCGGCTGGCAGTTATTTGCTGTACGACTCATTGCTGCAAAGGTCCTGGGATGAACCGCTCAGTAAATACGGCCTGATTGCCGAAACCATTGAGCTGGACCCGGATAACCGCTGGGTGGCCTATCACATTAATCCCAAAGCCCGCTTTAACGATGGTCATAAAGTGACAGCCCGAGATGTAAAATTCTCGTTTGATCTGTTGCGGGAAAAAGGCTCAACCTTCTACCGCCATTTCTACGATGATATCGAAAAAGCGCAAGTCACCGCGCCCATGAGGGTTCTGTTTACCTTTAAAACCAATAAAAACCGGGAGCTGCCGCTGATCCTGGGACAAATGCCCATACTGCCTGAACACTACTGGCAAGACCGGGATTTCCCGGCACCGGGGTTTGAAGTGCCCGTCACCAGCGGCCCTTACCAGATAGATAAAATTAATCCCGGACGCTCCATTATTTATAAAAGAGACAAAAACTACTGGGGTCGGAATCTGGCAGTCAACCGGGGTCGGTACAATTTCGACCGTATGGTGTTCGAATATTACGGAAACGAGTCTGTGCTTTTACAGGCCATGTTCGACAATCAATACGATTTCAGACTGATCACCGATCCAACAATATGGAATACCCAGCTGAGCGAGAGCAAAATTAAAAAGCACCATCTGATACAAGAAATCATCAAGAACCATAATCCCCAAACCCTGACGTTAACCTACAATACCCGCCGACCTTTTCTAAAGGATGCCAGAGTCAGGGAGAGCCTGGGATACGCCTTTAATTTCCAGCAGATTAACCACAACCTGTTCTTCGGAATGTATCGACGTGCAGAAAGTTTTTTTGCAGGCTCTGAACTGGCCGCCACTGGCATCCCCTCTCCTGCTGAACTGAAATGGCTTGACCCCTGGAAAAAAGAACTGCCAAAAGCCCTCTTCCATGAACCCTTCAAGGCACCGGATAGCCAACTGGCATCGGGTGACCGATTAAATCAGGCAAAAGCGCTCAAGTTATTAAAACAGGCAGGCTGGCAGATAAAAGACAATCGTCAGGTTAATGCTCAGGGCGAACCACTGATCCTCAATGCCCTGGTCGCCACTGAAGAACATGAAAAAGTGCTGCTTTCTATCAAGGATGGCCTGAGTCGTCTGGGTATTACTTTAAATGTTCAGCGCATAGACCCACTGCAAATGGTAGCCAGAGTACGGGAGCTGGATTTTGAAATCATCCTGCATATCTATCCACACACCCCTTCACCGGGTACTGAACAGGCCTCTTTCTGGGGATCTCAAACCGTTGATCAACCGGGTACCAGAAACGTATCCGGTGTACATTCACCAGTCGTCGATCACATAACTCAGCAGATTACATCGGCCACCAGCCGCAAAGAACTGCTTTCCCTGATTCATGCGCTGGACAGGGTTCTTCTGTGGGGACACTATTCACTGCCGCTCTGGTACCCACCTTCCTGGAACGTCTTGTACCGGGATACCCTGAAGCATCCTGAGACGGCACCATTGTACGCGCTGGACCTGAGTACCTGGTGGCATAAAGCAAAAAAACCACCAGCAGCCAAAGCTACCGGTGGTCAAACACATCACTAA